From Salinicola endophyticus:
GCGTGCGGCCGCTGCCGTCGTCGTAGAAGGGCTGCTCGACGACCGGGCGTGCCTCTTCACTTAGGCCTTTCCAGCGGCGGTAGCCGTGCCAGAGCGCATCGGGCCCGGGGAGCTGATCGAGCGCCAGTGTGGTCTCGGCCTGATCGAAGACCAGGCGGTGGGGGTCGCTGAACAGGAAGCCGCTGCCGTTGGAGCTAATGGCGAAGGGGACATCGAGTTTCTCTGCGTAGGCCTGGGCCTGCTGCATGCCATGGCCCAGGCTGTGGCTGGAGTCCTTGGCCTCGATAACGGCGATGGGTTGGTTTTTCTGGAAAGACAGCACGTAATCCGCCCGACGTGGGTGCGCCCGGTGGTGCATGCGACCGCGTACCGTGATGCGGCCATCACTGACGGGATACTCCTCGCGCACCTGGGTATGAATATCCCACCCAGCCTGCTGGATAGCGGGGGTGATGTACTTGGTGCAGATATCCCGTTCGCTTAGCGCTGTCTTTCCCATGTCACCGTTTCCCTACGCTGGGGCTATTATCATATCTTGAAGATACGTAAATTTTACCATTCTCTCCGCTAGTCCGGGACAAGATAGATGCAGTCTGTCAGCCGGGGAGCGTATGGCCCTCTCCAAGAGCGCTGTGATCGGTGGAGTGGAGTACATGTCAGATGCTTGTGTTGTTTGGGAAAAACCCAAGCAACTGATTTTGTTGTTTTTTTAGGGGTGGTGGGTTTTTGTTCTGGATTTCAGAGGCTTGTTGTTTGATAAGCGAGTAAATGACTTCTCGGTCTTCGGGGCCGGTGCTACTTGGTCCGATATCGAGTCGGTGATATAGCACTTTTCCGTCCGCCTCTCTGCTACCTCTCCAGGCATCACCGACGTCCGTTCTTCGCGTGAGACCACCTACCCACAAGCCGCAAGCAGCGGCGCTGCTAATCAGCGCCAAGCCAAGCCGCTAATCTCGTCGGCAGCACATCGCGGCCCCACTCATGTGTCATTGGGGTACCGATACCGACTGGGCTCCAGCCCCAGCTTCTGCAGCCGATAGGCCAGCTTGGCCCGGGTGATGCCCAGGTCGCGGGCGGCCTGGGAGACGTTGCCTTCGGCGTTGCCGAGTACACGTTCGAGCATCTGCCTTTCCCGTTCTGTCACGGTGTCTTCGGCGTGGCTCGCGGTAGGGGGTTCCTTGGGGCGAGATAGCGAGACCTCTTCGGGCTCGGCGGTCTCGAGATCGCCCGCGGCGTTGATTCTGAGCTTGGCGCCGGGGCTGGAGGAGAAGCCGGCATCCTCGAACAGATGAAAGGCGTCGATCGGCCCGCCGTCCAGGGCGTTGATCACGCCGCGCTCCACCAGGTTCTGCAGTTCGCGCACATTGCCGGGGTAGTCGTAGGCCAGCAGGGCATCGGAGGCCTGGCGTGTCAGCCCGGTGATCGATTTCCGATAGCGCTCGGCGTAGTGGCGTGAGAAGTGCTCGACCAACAGCGGGATGTCATCGCGTCGCTCCCGTAGTGGCGGCAGCCGGATCGGAAAGACGTTGAGGCGGTAGTAGAGGTCCTCACGGAAGCGCCCGGCCTGCACCTCCTGGAACAGATCCTTGTTGGCGGCGGCGACGATGCGCACGTCGACCCGGATCGGCTGGTTGCCACCGACCCGCTCGATCTCGCCATCCTGCAGCGTGCGCAGCAGCTTGCCCTGGGCTTCCAGGCTCAGCGAGGGAATTTCGTCGAGAAACAGGGTGCCGCCGTCGGCGCGTTCGAAGCGCCCGGGGCGGCTGCGCTCGGCGCCGGTGAAGGCACCTTTCTCCACCCCGAACAGCTCGGCTTCGATCAAGGTATCGGGGATCGCCGCGCAGTTGAGCGCGACGAAGGGGCCCTTGGCCAGCAGGCTACTGCGGTGCAGGGCATTGGCGAAAAGATCCTTGCCCACCCCCGACTCGCCGTTGAGCAGTACCGTGGCCGGCGTGGGGGCGACACGCTCGATCTTCTGCAGGGCGATGCTGACCGCCGCGGAGACCCCCACGATCCGCTGAGCGCTGCTTCCATGAGGTTCGATGCCGGTGGCACCGGTTTCCGCAGCGTCATGGCGTGGCGAGGGGGAAGTCGCGACGGCTTGCCGGCGTGCGGTGCGTGGCTGTGCTGTGGCGGGTGAAAGCCGCTGGCGGTCGAGCTGCAGCCAGTCGAGATCGTCGTCCGCTTCCATGCGCTCGCTGGTCGTTTCGCCCACGATGCGGCAGTGCGCGGCGCCGCAGCCGGCGCACTCGAGTTCGCGATAGATCACGCGCTTGCCGTAGAAGGCGCTGGCATAGCCGCTGGCGTAGCCGAGCTGCATCCAGCACACCGGTTCGGGGGAGAGCCCGTGGGCCTTGAGATGCTCGGCGGCCTCGATGGAGTCGTGCCACAGGAATTCGGCATCGAAGGTGCCGTTGGGGATGTCATGATCGCGGCGGATGGTCTCGACCTTCACCATGCCCATCACCGCATGCAAGCGCTCACCCGCGCTCAAGACGCCGGCGTCGTCGCTGTCCGGCCAGTGCTTGCGCACGAAGGCGGCATCCGAGGCGCCGGCCGAGAAGCCGACGCGCATCAGCAGGTCGCGTGCCCCTGCGGGCCCCAGGGTTTCGATCAGCTCGCGCCGCAGGGCGCCGAACGAGTGGGCACCGAACAGCAGCATGCGGCGGGTGTCGAACCAGATCCGCCCGTCGTTGGGCGTGAACCGCAGGCTTTCGGTCAGGTCGTGCAGCGTCGGCGGGTCTCCAGCATGCAGCGCATCTTTTATAGATCTTGCTTGATCAGCCTTCGCCGTTATTTCCGATAGACGCAGTTTTCCAGGCATGGATTTACCCTACCAAAGTCGCAGAAAAAAGGGCGCCATTTCCGCTTTTTATCTGTCGTTTTTTATAAAAATGATGAATTTTATCAATCTTAATAAAACACGATCCCTCTTGCCGTTATCCCTTGGTCTTCCGGGTGAATGACTTTTTGCTGGTTTGGCGGTGGCTTAGCCGCCTTGCTTAGACATAGGTCTACGCCTGCACGCCGATGGCATGTGGCTTGCTCCGTATTGATGGGAAGCAGACCGATTCCATCCAAGAGGAGAAAGACCATGTCCAATGCACCTGCCAGTACGGCTTATCGCATCGTCGAAGTGCCGGAGCCGATGAAGGCAATGCAGGATCGATTCGGGCGCGAGGGGAGCTATGTCGGGCTCTCGGAAACGGAAAGCCCATGGGTCCCATTCGGTGAAAACGCCGCCATACGCCATCTCGCTTTCGATGTTCGCAACAACGTCTACTGCAATATCCTGTGGATCAAGGGCCCTGGCGTGATCGGCACGCACCGTCACCGTGGCATGGTCTGGGCGGTGGGGATGGAGGGGACTTTCCGCTATCTGGAGTACGACTGGACCTGCGGCCCCGGCGAATTCATCACCGAAATGCCCGGCCAGGCGCATACCCTGGTGACCGATGAGCCGAACGGTATGAAGGCGCTGTTCTGGATGCAGGGCGCCAATGAGTTCTTCGACGAAAATGGCGAATGGGCGGAGACGCTGGACGTTTTCTGGTTCATCAATCACTACGTGACTCACTGCGAAGCCCACGGCATTCCCATCAACGAACAGCTGTTTCTGTGAGGGAATGCCCATGCATGTTTTCGAACAGTTCAGCGTCGAGGGACGTTCGGCACTGGTCACGGGGGGCGCCTCGGGTCTGG
This genomic window contains:
- a CDS encoding 2,4'-dihydroxyacetophenone dioxygenase family protein → MSNAPASTAYRIVEVPEPMKAMQDRFGREGSYVGLSETESPWVPFGENAAIRHLAFDVRNNVYCNILWIKGPGVIGTHRHRGMVWAVGMEGTFRYLEYDWTCGPGEFITEMPGQAHTLVTDEPNGMKALFWMQGANEFFDENGEWAETLDVFWFINHYVTHCEAHGIPINEQLFL
- a CDS encoding sigma 54-interacting transcriptional regulator: MPGKLRLSEITAKADQARSIKDALHAGDPPTLHDLTESLRFTPNDGRIWFDTRRMLLFGAHSFGALRRELIETLGPAGARDLLMRVGFSAGASDAAFVRKHWPDSDDAGVLSAGERLHAVMGMVKVETIRRDHDIPNGTFDAEFLWHDSIEAAEHLKAHGLSPEPVCWMQLGYASGYASAFYGKRVIYRELECAGCGAAHCRIVGETTSERMEADDDLDWLQLDRQRLSPATAQPRTARRQAVATSPSPRHDAAETGATGIEPHGSSAQRIVGVSAAVSIALQKIERVAPTPATVLLNGESGVGKDLFANALHRSSLLAKGPFVALNCAAIPDTLIEAELFGVEKGAFTGAERSRPGRFERADGGTLFLDEIPSLSLEAQGKLLRTLQDGEIERVGGNQPIRVDVRIVAAANKDLFQEVQAGRFREDLYYRLNVFPIRLPPLRERRDDIPLLVEHFSRHYAERYRKSITGLTRQASDALLAYDYPGNVRELQNLVERGVINALDGGPIDAFHLFEDAGFSSSPGAKLRINAAGDLETAEPEEVSLSRPKEPPTASHAEDTVTERERQMLERVLGNAEGNVSQAARDLGITRAKLAYRLQKLGLEPSRYRYPNDT